The Kineococcus rhizosphaerae genome segment GACCTCCCAGCGCACCGGCTCCCCGTCGACGGCGAGCCGGCGCAGGCTCGCCGTCGCCGCGGGTTCGTCCCCGCCCAGCGCCAGCCACGTGACGGCGACCTCCGACGCGGACGGACCGGGCGGGTGGTACCGCGGACCACCGTCGGGACGGGCGTAGCGCGGTCCGACCTCGGCGTCCATGAGATGGCGCAGCCGGACGACCCGGGGGTCGTCCCAGCCCGTGGCCACCCAGGTGACCACGGGCAGCGGCTGGACGGTCACCGGCGCGCGAGCGGGGACGCGAAGGCGACCGCCACGCGGTGGACGGCCTCGCGCAACTGCTCCGGCGTGAGGTCGGAGAAGCCCCACCGGAAGCGGTCGCCGAACTCGTGCGGTCCGACGGGGCTGAAGTACCGGCCGAGCGGGAAGTCGACCGCGTTCTGCCGGGCGGCCTCGAGCGCCTTCTCCAGGTCGATCGCCGGGTCCAGGACCCGACCCCAGACGAAGATGCCACCGTCGGCGGCGGGGACCTCGAGGACTCCGCCCAGTTCCTCACCCACCGCGGCGATGAGCGCGTCGTGCCGTTCGCGCAGCACCGAGCGGCTGTGCCGCAACGCGTCACTGAGGGCACCGGGAGCGGCGAGGAACCGGTGGACGCCGCGCTGCACGACGAGCGAGGTGTGCTGATCGGAGTCGCGCCGGGCGTCGAGGACGGCCCCGATCAGCCACTCCGGCCCGGCGATCCACCCGAGCCGCAGCCCTGGCCCCAGGGTCTTGGAGAACGTGTTGACGTGCAGCACCTGCCCGGAGGCGAGGTCCAGGTCCTCGGCGGGGTCCCCGTCGAACCGCAGCTTGCGGTACGGGTC includes the following:
- a CDS encoding GNAT family N-acetyltransferase, which produces MTVQPLPVVTWVATGWDDPRVVRLRHLMDAEVGPRYARPDGGPRYHPPGPSASEVAVTWLALGGDEPAATASLRRLAVDGEPVRWEVKRVFVDPAHRRRGLAAEALRRVEQSARDLGVSRLVLQTGNLQPEAVALYERAGWEPVPVYPPYDAVVHSRCYGRDL